In a single window of the Thermus amyloliquefaciens genome:
- a CDS encoding DUF72 domain-containing protein: MILEGLRGYRGYPGGFKAYAKAFPTVELSWWHRVGDRKTISRLRALAPEGFRFSVYGHQHLTFEPSGEERRTLRRFLRRFRLFGDKRGAVRLLVPPGVGPAQLARWLDFLEEVQEELGPVPLAFQAEKALHPLLRTRGYALVNQTGGPFLYLVDPGETPKEGEGYLYRSPTPSQAAPSALHSRAEVERD; this comes from the coding sequence TTGATCCTGGAAGGCCTTAGGGGGTATAGGGGCTACCCCGGGGGTTTTAAGGCCTACGCCAAGGCCTTTCCCACGGTGGAGCTCTCCTGGTGGCACCGGGTGGGGGACAGGAAGACCATAAGCCGGTTAAGGGCCCTGGCCCCCGAGGGGTTCCGCTTCAGCGTCTATGGCCACCAGCACCTCACCTTTGAGCCCTCAGGGGAGGAAAGGCGCACCCTGAGGCGTTTTCTGAGGCGCTTCCGGCTTTTCGGCGACAAGCGGGGAGCGGTGCGGCTTCTGGTGCCCCCAGGCGTGGGGCCCGCGCAGCTGGCCCGCTGGCTGGACTTTTTGGAGGAAGTCCAGGAGGAGCTGGGGCCCGTGCCCCTCGCCTTCCAGGCGGAAAAGGCCCTGCATCCCCTCTTGCGGACGAGGGGTTATGCCCTGGTCAACCAAACGGGAGGCCCTTTCCTCTACCTGGTGGACCCGGGGGAAACCCCTAAGGAAGGCGAGGGGTACCTTTACCGGAGCCCCACCCCTTCCCAAGCCGCCCCTTCCGCCCTACACTCAAGGGCGGAGGTTGAACGGGATTGA